The sequence below is a genomic window from Hemitrygon akajei chromosome 2, sHemAka1.3, whole genome shotgun sequence.
aagtttgcagatgatttgaaggcaggtggagggcaggtagtgctgaggaagcagggaggctgtggaaggacttagattaggaaaatggacaaagaagtgacaaaggaaagatggtgaggaaggcaaccaatgtgagcattcatttccagagaaatggaacataaaagcaaggatgtaatgctgagcctttataaagcacaggtgaggccttATTTAGAGTTTTATGAGCAGTTTTACACCCCTTATTTAACAAAGGatgtattgacattggagagggttcagaggaggttcacgagtgATTCTGGAATGGAAGGTTTATTATATGAGGATTGATTTATGGCGCTGGACTTTAGAAAATGTGGGGAAGGAATCTCATGGAAacatatcgaatgttgaaaggcctagatagagtggatgtttggaggatctttcctatggtgggggagtctagaatcaGAAGGCACAGCCTAATAATagtgggacatccatttagaacagaggtgaggaatttctttagccagagggtggtgagtctgtggaatttgttgtcacaggtcactgtggagaccaagtcgttgggtatatttaaggtggagattgataggttcttgaatcattggggcatgaaaggttacggggagaaggcagaagaatggagtcaagagggaaatggatcggccgtgatgaaatggcagagctgacttggGCTCCTGTGTCTTTGGGTGACATCTTGAAGGTTAATGCCCACAGTCTTTTTCCTAGAGTTGGGTAATCATGATCTGAGGGCAAAAGCTTAAGGTGGGAGTGAAGAGAAGTTGCCAGTGGGCAACATTGTCCCCCAGTAGGTGGTTCATCTTTACCGAATGTGGTTCCagatgaagtggttgaggcaggtactttAACAACATTTTAAAGGCACTGTCTGATAGATACGTGGATTGGAAAAGTTCAAcgtgaaagaagtagttttgtgaactgtctggagGATGTTGCCCTCGGTTGAGTTGTTCACTGGCATCATCTTCTTTCGAGGGAGGTGGAAAACGCTGATGAATGGGACACTTGGATAGGAGTTTtaattgggctgaagggtctgtttctgagaTGTGTGACTTtgactcctcagccacacatattccgatttctaccctcactggcacagaGTAATTCACTACAACTGTAGATCCTGTTTTTTTTGCCTTCTGCCAGATCCCCATAAATACTCTCTACAGGACCACACTTCTCTGCCTGTTTCTTTGATACCATGACCTCTTGACTTTTCAACCTCCCCCTCCAGGTCACAGAATGTCCGTACCCACTTTTCCTACCCTTCCTTTTGCTTTCCTCCACCAGTAATCCCACAGATCCTCCTGTTCCACTGTTGCCTCTGGTACTGTTGATTAAGTGACGTCCTGTCCATCATTGGATAGTGTGTCCTACAGTTAGATCCTCTCTCTGCTTTCAGTGTGGTTTTCCAGAGACAGAGGCACATGGGACAGAGGTCACCCTCTTGTGGGAGATGTAATGCCCCACCCTCTGGACATCCTGTCGATAACCCCAGGAGCACATCTCAGTAGCCAGGAGTCACTGTGGGCCAGAGGTGAAGTGAGCAGCACGCTACAGGAGCTGGAAGAGTGTTGGTGGTCCAGAATCTGGTGCCAGTCCTCAGCTGTTCTCTCCACCGACAACAGGGAGAAACTTCACCAGAGAGACAGTGCCAAATATTCCTGACCATGACTGGAAGTGCTCCCACCAGCTCTGAGCACCTACTCATTGTCCCATAACCATTTAACCTGATCTCAGAGACACACAGTGATGATTTAACCCAGTCTGGTCCTGGTGAACATGTCCTGTTCCAGAATCCTGTTCCATCTCTCAGTGTGGGATACCACAGCTCATCCTGGGAATTGCAGACGTGATCAGGGATATCACCCCCACTGTGGAGCTCACATGGCCCTTGGGGTGAAAGGTCAGTCCTGATTCTCCGATTTTGTGATCACAATTCTCTTggagcttgggggggggggggggggggggtgcggtgtTGGACCCCAGGGTCTCAGGTCTCAAGTTGCTGGTTTCGGGCATGGGTCCTTCCTGAAATCTGGATTCCCAGCCTCTCTAACTCTCTGCTCCGGTTCCAGGCTCTCACTCTCTCCGTTTTCTCGACACGGTGGAGACCACGAGGTCAGAGGTCCTGAAGTTCATGATAGTCAGGTATGTGGATGAGGAGCAGATCGATTACTACGACAGTGTTTTGGGGAAGAAGGTTCCTCGTCAGCAGTGGATGGCGGAGAGTCAGGGACCCGACTACTGGGAACGGGAGTCACAGGTTGCTCGGGACAAAGAGCAGTGCTACAAGGCCTTAGTCCCGATCCTCATAAAGCAGACCAACCAGACGCAGGGTAAGTGGTCAACATCGTGGGTGTGTGATGACGGGAGGGACCaggcatttggggggggggggtggtgtgatgGGGAGCAAAATTAGGGATGGGGGTTTGGGTGAGTGTAGGGTCTGTGAGGGGTGGCGGTGACTGTAGGGATTGTGGGGGTAGGGGTGATTGTGGGGCTGCGAAGGTGCAGGTGACCGTAGGAATTGCGGAGTGGGGAGTGACTCAGGATTGTGGGAGGTTAGGGAGGTGGGTTTCTAGGGATTGTTGGTATTGTGGGCAGTGGGGGTGACTGTTGGGATtttggggatggggaagtgaataGTTACATGAGACAGATGTTGATTTCCAACTCCTCCCGCCACACCCCCCTCCCTACAACCCCTACTCTCCATACATCTTCCCCCTAagccccctccctcctctctacacccactcccTCACCctgcttccttcccctccccctccttcattcccaaaccccactccctccccccacccatacacttctccccactctctaccccaccccctcctacCCACCCCTCGGTGTGTTCCAGGGTCCCACACTCTCCAGAGCATGATCGCCTGTGAGCTCCGTGAGGATGGCTCCACCACCGGATTCATGCAGTTCGGCTGGGATGGGTCGGACTTCATCACCTTCGACAAGGACCGGATGATGTGGGTGACCCCTGTGCCCTGGGGTCAGATCACCAAGAACGAGTGGGATCAGGACACGGCCGAGAACAGGTTTTGGAAGGGATACCTGGAGCAGGACTGCATCAAGTGGCTGCAGGAATACGTCAAGGCTGGGGAGAGTCACCTGGAACCTAGTGAGTGGGGGGTTggcgggagggggaaatgtgtgtCTAAGAGTGATATGTTCCTGGCCTTCCCCCAGGCCCCTCACTCACTTTGCTTCCCCACTCCCTGGCCCTTCACTGCCccaacacccaccccccccccagctccttgCCACCTTCTTCCCTCCCCCAGCCTCTTgccttcccccctctccctccccaatcTGCCCCCATTCATTGCCTCCTCTCTCCACCAGATCCTCCTGAAGTCTACTTCACCGCTTCTGAGGACAACCGCCACCTGTCCTGTGTGGCCACTGGTTTCTACCCTCAGTCCATCGACGTGACTCTACTGCAAGATGGCCAGATCCTGGAGGAGACCCATTCCCACGGGATCCTCCCTAATCACGACAACACCTACCAGCTGATCAGGACAGTGCAGGTGGAGCCCACGGACACTGCGATGTTCTCCTGTCGGGTGGAACACCGGGGTCTCCCCGAGCCCCTTGTCCTGTTCCTGGGTAAGAGACACTCACCAGTAGGGCAGTACATGGGCATTGAGGGTGAGGGGTTACTGTTGACCACTGGCCCGGGACAGGTCTGATGGAGGAATTGGTGTTTCTAAGACAGCATGGTTGGtgggatgggagggtgtggatggGGCTGGTGAAGGGAGAATCGGGGTTATCCCTGGCTCTGTCACTGATGTCACTGTTTCTCTGAATCACCAACAGGTTCGAAGTCCAAACCCATCCCAACCTGGATCATCGCTGTAGTTGTGGTCGTGGTGGTCCTGGTGTTGGTCATCATCGCTGTTGGTGTTGTTATCTACAAAAAGAAAGGTAGGACTGGAGGGAGTTGGACTGTTTCCCTGGGGGAGGGGGCTTGGGCAGGGTGTCTCCTACTGGTGTTCCTCAGCAAAGCCCATCCCAGCACCCCTGCCTTTCTGCACCCAAGGGTGCCCATATCCAACATTGCCCATCTTCACTCCACCATTCCTGAcctcttttctttctcctgttATAACAGTTTCCATGTCACATAACTGTCGTTCATGTGACAACTATAGCAGTGTTCAACACactcctctgacatcccccccccccccaccatactttTCTCCTTCCAAGGATGTTCTTTAGTATTAggtgttggtttaaaaaaaagctggCGGTCCACTTTATctaagcctcttatcatcttttagACTAATGGTCACTTTGTTTTCTACTTTCCCCAGTTCAAGGGTCATTGAGTCAGACTGTATGCAATTACTCCCTTTGGCCTGACCTACCATTGCTGACCACATACTTGCACACTCTGATCCCATTTCCTTGCCCTCTCTaccttggtgattcaagtgcCTGTCTAGATCTATCTTCAATGTTGTGAGAGTCTGTCTTCACCGCTCTGTCAGTGTGTTCGATTCCATTCCTCCTCCTACCTCCTCCTCCTCAATTCCTCCTACCTGTCCCACTTGAGCCTCTCATTACTGTGTGCATCCATACCTGGTGGACCTGACCAGGGTCAGTATTAGAGTAAATGGTCACTCCAAACCTCCCACTGACCACTCTGTCACACACCAGCTTTGTTCCGTCTCATGGCCTTACAATGAGTTGGGGTCCCTGCTGGTCCTGTTGGATGTGTCTCCTTTCACAAATTGTAGCTTGAGTTCTGTTTGATTGGGATTCAGAGCCCACTGGGCAGGTACTGAATCTATCTGGTTATATGCTGGGGATGTGGGACCGTTCTCACTGACTGTCTCTGTGTTTTACAGCAGGGTGTTTTTCAGCTGGGAACAAAGGTTACAATCCCACCAAAAGTAAGTTCACTGTAAATCACAGCTGGATGGTTGTGTTACATTGTTCATGTTCACTGTGTCTCATCTGAAGAATGGGAGTTATGTGTGTGTGACACCTTTGTGCATGTCTCTGTCGATGTGTGTGATTACCCGTATATACCTGTGTTTGTGCGGTGGTGTATTGTGTGATGTGGCTGTCTTTGTTTCTCCGAGTCTGCACTGCATTGGTAATAAATgttttcctgcctgtccttccgtTCACAGCTTCTGACAAAGGAGAATCCTCCTCCAACTCCTCTGCCACGGCCTGAGGTAGGAATCGTGTTGGGCACCGGTCAATGCTGGGCTTCCCAGCTCTTGtcactggagctggagctggtcATTACAGCACAGTCTGGGCACTGAGAAACCCCAGTCCGGAACCGGAACTGTGGAATGGGGTGTAACCAGTCCCCACAGCACCTCACCCTGGGAATGGCCTCCTGCTCCATTCCATTCCAGGGATCCAGTGCCCAGTTTTCATGGTTTGTCTTTGGAATTGCTGCTTTTCCAGGGTTGCTCAGTGTTTTGTGATGGGGAGGGGGGCTAGGGAGAGTTTGGGGTACAGCGGTGTTGTGGGTGATTtatggtggtggggggagatGGGTTTTGTGGGACATGTTATGGTTGTGATGTGGGGAATGGATTTAATGTTATAGATTATGTTGTACTGCTTGTTGGGAATTGGAATCACTGGACATTATTCCCagtgttgggtgggggggggtgttcagTAGGTTTGATTGTCAGTGTTTGGGAGGTTTACTGCTGATGCCTCACACCTTAACCATCTCTCCtcgcctctctcccccctctgcaGGAAATTAAGTTCACAGTGGGATATTGATGAAGAAATCTATGGGAACAGAGTGTAATCCTGGGACCTTGGGTGATTAACGAGATATTCTCCGGGGAAAACTATGATTTATGCATTGATCTTTGTGCTTAGGAATATGGATAATTTGCTGATTCACTGCAGGAGCTGGACTGTAACGTTGCTTTTCAAAGGAAACTGAATCACTTTAGCgtgtgtgggatgaagggaagggGCTTAGTGGGGAACAGCTCTGACCCACAGCTCAGCCCTGGTCAACATCTGGAGACTCACATCTGGTGAATAGATTTGCTCATTCAGTCAGTGTGACTGTTGACCGAAAGTGGCTTCTGGCCCGTGTGGGATGGGAGGGGAGTGGGTGGCAGGTGCTGGAGTTAAAGTGAGACTTTAAACCATGGGCTGTGGGGTGATTACAGGGAGATCTGGAAACGTGATTTTATgctggtggtggggagggagggagggaaaaattCTTTCTTGCTTCATTGTCAAGGCTTTTTAATACTAAATACAAATAAAATTGATGTTTACTCCATCTCCCTGTCTGGCAGTGTTTGTGGTGGTGGGAACATTGGGATTTGAAGGATGCAGCCACTAGGACTGTGGACATGTGGGAATGATGTGTATTATGGATTCAAGGAGAATCTGCATTTGTGGgagtgtgtgggagaagacatGAGGAGAGGTTCCTGTTGAGGCAACAGTGACCAGGGAGAGATCTGGCAAGGACCAATAAAACGGTGTCTGGTACAGTGGTGACTATGTTTCCGAGAAGCTCCTAGTTACCTTCTGCGAAGTTGGAAGCCAAGGATTTATGTAATTACACcatcattcagaatcaggtttactatcagtgacaatgttgtgaaatctgttgttttgtggctccatccagaccatgctctgttcctgctgctgccctcaggaagaaggtacaggagcctcaggactctcaccaccaggtttagtAACAGTTGTTACTTCTCAGttatctggctcttgaaccaggggTGAAAACTAACAGGTTTTCATAGACCATAGGACTTCAAAGGTTCAAGGGTCCAgtttaacgtcagagaaatgtatacactcTCTCCCGTACAAGCTGGGGGTcagtccaaggttacacgttgtatcggagggataggaaggtgggCAGGTGggttggcatggctctgctggtttaaaaaaaatggcatcaaatcagtagaaagtgtGACATAAGATccgaagatgttgaatccttatgggttgagttgagaaactgcaggggtaaaaGAACACTGATAGCAGttatatatacaggcctcccaacagtagctggaatGTGGACCATAGATTTCAACGGGAAGTAGGAAAgtcatgtcaaaaaggcaatgttatgacagtcatgggagatttcaacatgcagtttgattgggaaaatcaggttttaacatttaattttggggcactcctctgtttttgtggatgtttgcaaagaaaaagcatttctgaatgtaTATTgtactacaaccatccttcagccacaattcagtgatggccacaacatcatacctgacaatctgtaaaagggaaacaagatcatccaccttatttcttatgctccgtgcattgagatataacactttgagtactgtatttgctaccctttttgatttggcATCACCAATGCATTGATACTCACCctgttggctgcaattttgtcccataatctgcctgcccttcctgacagtctgactaaaCACTTTCTTTGCTTATTTACCATCCAtcttatcctgagtcccttcactctggttcccaaccctttCATGTGAAGCTGTtaattttgaacaggtcatacctccaccagcagagatcccaatgatccaagaacccaaagccctgtcccctgcaccagattctcagccacgcattaatctgccaaatcatcctgtttctatcctcactggtggcacaggcagcaatccagaaattactaccctggagatctGCTTCTCAGTTCTCTGCCGGCTCTctcaattctctcttcaggacctctttgtttttacttcctatgtcatgtaccaacgtgtaccaagacatctggctaccCTCCTTCCCTGTCCAATATGGTGTGAACGCAATCCGAGACAACCCTGACCCTGgctcctgggaggcaacataacatTCAGGTGGCCTGGTCAtgttcacagaatctcctgtctgttcctctgataATGAGTCCCCCATCagtactgctcccctcttctccctcttttccttctgcaccatggacccatgctcagtgccggTAACCCGGTCTCTGTGGCATTCATCTAGGAGgttatcccccacaacagtatctaaaatggtttacttattattgaggggaatcaCCACAGGGTGTTCTGTGCTAATTGCTTAGTCACTTTtctatttctcctgacagtcacccagctactcacctTCTGCAACTTCAGGATAACTATTTCCCcgtaactttgatcaattatctcctcactctcccatacaagctgaaggtcatccagttgccgCGCCAGATCCCTAACACTGTCTTCaaaatcatggggttctccttcatagtccaaagggacaaaatcggctatattactggtagtgcatctctgtatagttatgtctggaaatgtcaatagcatctgatacgctgctatcctggctggcgtcagcacaaatttccctctttccagcaattctgctactttgtggtgtgtgtacagagtcacaggatagcccagggttacagatgatgcctttccatatgcatagtacagcgccgccaatccctgataacagggtggatacccctgagccacctcatctagtctcgtactgtagtatgctatcggctgctttgcttttcctgtgcctgtctcttgtgttagaactgctgtgacataaccctcctgtcgattggatacatacaaataaaagaccttctcgtagtcaggcaaagctaatgctggtgctgactgcaattcctgcttaataatattgaaagctatctccgcctctccattccactgtaagccttCACGTtgttcaaatttgtatgtcctgcttctttcattatctttctcaaaggtgccacaatctcagcatattctcctatccaatctgagctgtaccttgccattcccaaaaacgtcatcatctgccctacagtctggggttttggggccttagctattgcctcaatctgatctggtgctatcgccttcactcccttggatattaccctgcctaagtattccacttgctgcgtgcaaaattgcagtttctttttggatactttatgtcctccgtgcgccagcttctctaacagagttatagtgtcctgctcacactgttcctcgctgtgggagcaaatcaacaggtcatccacatactgtaacaatgtactttccaatggtataccctctaggtctgccttcaacacctgattaaaaacgtgtggtgaatgtttaaacccttgcggcattctggtataggtatactgagcacctctgtaagtaaatgcaaacagatactgacactggtcggctagaggaatgctgaagaaaaccgaacacaaatcaatcactgaaaagtaacttgcttctggtggaacattagtcaaaagcgtgtgtgggttggggactaccgctggccagtcctctaccacatcgtttaccgctcgcaaatcatgcaccaatctccacttagatttatctgcttttaagaccggcagcaacggggtattgcgtggactgtttgttcttttaagcactcctatttcaactattccctcttctgcttctggtcttagtgggtattgtggtctcctgggtggaattgctccccttttcagccttatttccaccggactagctgtttttattttccctacatccgtgtcatgctgtgaccacagaatagacggcaactcatctaaccttctatctttctgcaggcctctttcctttcccagcaagggcaggtgtggttggggagttatttcgacctctctcactgtccctaccatatctacacttaccattattttaatgcaattgttggcttctgatatccacacctctggcgtgattttcctccacactgttacggtttcagcactcttaactaagggtcctaggtctttagactgatatcccttgtttaccaacaacgttacgtggggcgcagcctccggtatcctgtaccatttttctaaaaaggtgttccacttaacttgtaaagctgccccttgctttccaattatcacagcctccccttccaggtgctgctgggtacatgcctccagttgccatctctcctctaactccctgttctgagtcttgtcagcagggggcactgcttaggggttccttcctcattatagggagggggtctttctgcttctttcgcatccgggtacggagctgaagccagcttctcactgtaccttcctctctctctaacaggcagtttctccagcaccttagtgtcttcctcgcttgtaatcaatattctacctgtcctcctcagcctttctccctccgttctgaagagttttagcacttccatttcttgttctcttttttgccctcttttcttagatttatcttttggtttgtaatttttaattagtccctccatttcttcgcacaaacttacatcaaacgttccttctcttggccactttgtgaccacgtttttggttctttttccccatttttctgaagtttttgtgatctcatatttatttaccaggatttttttttgctcagaatctctactgccgttcctttacctgtcatgttgttctctcttttaaggtatttcagagattcacagttcgtttactggataatattatttactctaattctatgcctagtctatcgtctatctaccagcgctttaaactatatattggactgtccttatttcctattttgttctgcccgtacagacctctattcagagcagtatccacagaactttctctttgcacctcgtctattcagacccttatctcttaaggcggtctccacaaggattttctctattttccctttccctgctcGTTCAGACCtttgtttcatacgaagcggtatccacagggatttaccaacaccacgtggaatttttcttaacttaacttcttattaacttattcgtacttaccctcactgcagtgttcttgatcaatcctccgagcctcctgttaacccccaattctgccagattctttggaccggagagacccttcggcagttgttccacacttctgagactccaagacctccccaaagccaacagaattcttagtccaaattgtcgcaaaaagcgcttaccttttgtttgggtgcacccttaattctgttagccttgtgggggtccctagaggactgggaagcgtccccaatctgccgtttccttttcgcgggtctctttccggtcctgccacGGTCGctaattttgtcgtggtttctcatgccccacaaatgaccaggagacgcagaagattcttcaagaagggttaaactttaatatgcaaatcaaagctgagacagtcattgagctagtcgctgattgcccaccgatccttgtacatagcattttttatagcaatctcctggtttagttgcattagcatatccaatcggtctacagttgcgtatcacacatacatccgccactattgtttctacccattgacttaatcatgttctaatctacatctcttagctacctctcattaacacaccattgtcttctacattcttaagatttcattctcctactaaattgggtaaatgcatagcaaatagcaagtttcaaaactgactacatagttttggttgcacagcaaacaatttcaacttttatactccaatatgaggtgctacatttggtaggaataatccaaataggacataaatggtaaatggtagggcattgaggaatgcagtagatcagagtgatctaggaataatggtgcagagttccctgaaggtggaatctcatgtggatagggtggtgaagaaagcttttggtatgctggcctttataaatcagagcattgagaacaggagttgggatataatgttaaa
It includes:
- the LOC140720958 gene encoding class I histocompatibility antigen, F10 alpha chain-like; this translates as MMLLLLLLALLCGGVSAGSHSLRFLDTVETTRSEVLKFMIVRYVDEEQIDYYDSVLGKKVPRQQWMAESQGPDYWERESQVARDKEQCYKALVPILIKQTNQTQGSHTLQSMIACELREDGSTTGFMQFGWDGSDFITFDKDRMMWVTPVPWGQITKNEWDQDTAENRFWKGYLEQDCIKWLQEYVKAGESHLEPNPPEVYFTASEDNRHLSCVATGFYPQSIDVTLLQDGQILEETHSHGILPNHDNTYQLIRTVQVEPTDTAMFSCRVEHRGLPEPLVLFLGSKSKPIPTWIIAVVVVVVVLVLVIIAVGVVIYKKKD